The Rhododendron vialii isolate Sample 1 chromosome 1a, ASM3025357v1 region GGGGAGAGGGTAAGGTTGCTGGCATCGATTCGACGCCCAACGGTGTGGCGACCGAGGACTCAGCATCGGAAGTTGTGGTTGAGGTTGTGAATCCTTTCGACAATGGTAGTAATGGAGTGGAAGTGTTGAGTGATTCGTCGGCTCGTTTATCGTCGTCTTCTTTGTCGTCCCAAGTTGCGGCAACGGCTCGTTTGTCGACGTCTACTCGTTTATCGTCGTCTTCTTTGTCGTCCCAAGTTGCGGCAATGGGTGGATCGTTGAAGAAAATGGTGAGCAGGAATATATGAGGACGGAAAATTCACCCATCATCGTCCGATTTTCAGGAACCAGAGGATTGAGGGAATCGCCTTGGCCACTAACGGTTTGTCTGTCTGATCCTTAACTTCAAGCCCCcggaaattagtcgaggtacgcGCAATCTAGTCCGGACATTCGGCTATGTAAATGGAGAGGGAATCAAGTTATGTTGATGAAGCTTAGCTATATATGTTTGATACAGATGTAAATATTTAAGAGATTTGTTTGAATTATTGATGAAACCTAATCTTTTGCTATGGTCTTCGTCATTTATAGTGTTGgttgatgttaaaaaaaagaagcagagtAAGTAAGATTAGATCATTGGATGGGTAATTAATTCCTTGGCCAAAATTgctacttttgtttttgtttgtcaagattagaaagaaataaaacaGTAAGCATCaactactgtattttttttttttccttttataggAGGCCGTTACTGAAAAATGACAACTCATGCTCCGACGACCTCTTCTGAATGGGTAGAATATCCTCATGGTCATGGTTGGTTGAGATCACCAATCACCTGAAATAAGACTTCATTGAACCCACGTACATGAATTTTAAAACGAGTATCTGCGTCACCCTtagatttttcagtgccaagcgGGTATATCCTACGTAGTACTCGCTCGtcgcatccgagccgttcgatatacttttggatggctcggattgaaactctgTCCCTCCTCCCaccaacattttctctctcgTTTTTCtatctccaaatctgagccgttcaaacacacaatgaatggctcggatgcgCGAATGGGCACCATGCGGTACTTgttcggcactgaaaatttttccctgCGTCACTAGGTATCTTCTTCGCAACTGATATTGTCATCATGATTTCCAGAGCCAGTTGAGCGCCATTTCATGAAGATTTATTTAAGATACACACTCTTCGCctctcaaaacaaaaacaaaaaatatatcttGAGTCCACTCCGACTAATTTGATCGGTTGTGGATTAAGGATCCCAACcctaagaatttattttttcacgCAACATTGGAGCTTTTAATTCAACTTTTACGAAAACATAGAGAcggaaaaaacgaaaaaaaaaaaaaaaacccgcctTTTTTTATGGGCTTTTCTAGAATATGACCTCAGTTATAAGTGAAAAGTGAAACAAATATTTCCGATGGAGAAGTTTTTGGATGCCGGGCGGATACTACACACGTGGTGCACGTTCAAATGTCTTttgaacggtttgaattttagatagagaaaaaaaggagagagagtggtggggtgaggcAGGAGAGAGAATAAATCTAGGCTGTTCAAAATACGTTTAGACGGTTGGGATCGCCTTTTTTTATGGGCTTTTCTAGAATATGACCTCAGTTATAAGTGAAAAGTGAAACAAATATTTCCGATGGAGAAGTTTTTGGATGCCGGGCGGGTACTACACACGTGGTGCCCGTTCAAATGTCTTTTGGACGGTTTGAATtttagatagagaaaaaaaggagagtggtggggtgaggcgagagagagaataaatctaGGCCGTTCAAAATACGTTTAGACGGTTGGAATCACCGACGGATATTGtcacgtggtatccgctcggcacGCAAAAAATTTTCTTTACGATGAGAAGTTTTTGAATGCTGGGTGGGCACCACTCGATTCATAGGGATAACCCGGTATCAGAACCGGACCTTGCTGGCACCAGTTTGACATGCTTGCCGGTTTTGGGCTTTTGAGCTGGGTCCACATAACTTTTACGTGGGCTTAGCCCAAGCATGAATAGTAAAAAAGTAGTCCCGGCGGGGCTCGAACCCGCGACCTTCGGCTCATAAGACCAACGCTCTAACCAACTGAGCTACGGGACTTGCTTTTTCTCCTTATCGCACACATGAAATATATTAACCTTTATTCTGTAGTTCAACAAATGGACAAAGTTCCAATTCATTTCTCAAGATCTGTGGCTCCAGTCCGCGCCAACGATGAGCTACCGATGTCGATCATCTCCGACCTAGTTTGCAATGAGACTGTCGGTTTAATGGGGAAATTGCTAATCTTGTGGGAAGCTTACTCATACGACTGCACTTACTCAGGTACTCCTAATTCAGTAACTTAGAGTATATGAGCAATGATACGAGCACaaatttaaaacacaattccTGACACAACTACGTCCCGAGGGGTTTAATACACGTGGGTTCATGTACATCCAACAGTTTTAAACATAGTTGTGTCCGGCAATGTTCTAAGTTAGGCGCTAGTCAGGCGGTCGATCATCTTCGAGCAATTAATTGGATTAATCGGGAATTAATCGGCGCATATTAATTAATAATCGGGGATTAATTGTTAGTCGAACTTAATTGGATAGCCCCGGTAgtgattaatcgccgattaattccttgttttagaacaatGGTGTCTGGGGTTGTCTCCGAAGCTATGTTCCTCGAATTCTCCTAAATGTATTGATCTGTATATATGGATTAGAATGCATGTGCAAATGTATGAGTAATACTATTGAAGTGTGCTACCTGTTAGTAGTAATTTTTCCTACACGGGAAAAGACCCTTTGTTATTGATGTGTCCATTTGTATGTATTCATCCTATTTTTCTGTCCTTGTGTTTGCTATGGATAGGATAGATCGATAGATCAGGTAAAAGTTTAGATGTTTGGATGTCTAATGAATATTTTACAAGATGGTAGTTTGATTAGAATTGGTAATGGGTATGGATTTGGATGAAGGAGGAACGTCAGATAGCTGTACAAATTCAAAAGTGATGTTGAATGCACTGTGAGTGAGATGTCTGCTTGGTGATAAGAATATCAATGAACTTGCTATGAGAAAGTTAGACTGCATTGTAGTTGAGCTATCACAGATTCACAGTGATTTTGATCTTAACGGTGCCTGCATGTCATTTTTGCGATTCCTCTTGTAATATATACATACTCCAATCATTCTGGAATCTTTAACTGCGATGGTTGAGTAGCTTACTCATGGTAGGATGGACGGAAACCTAGATGCGTAATGAGGAGTTTACTCATCTACCCTTTGGAAAATAATTAAGTGACGAAGTAACCAAAACAGATGAATGCTGTGATGAGGAGTTCACTTAAGTTGCTCGTGGTATGCAATTGGTGGAATGCTACTGTTTTTTGTGTTAAAGCTTTCTTGGAGTGGTTTGCTTTATTGTTTTGTATAACCGCCTTAATTGAATTGCTGAACCCAAGTAATGACTATGAGGTGCCACTGTGTACTGCTGTGTACtccacaactttttttttacttgctgAATTGTCTTTCTTTGTTTTGGGGCAGATGTGTGGTAAACAATGGACGAAAGCAAAATGCAGTTGGAAATAGAGATCAGTCACCTCCGAGCTGCAGAGCTCTTTGTtgttagtctctctctctctctctctctctctctctctctctctctctcacacacacacacacgcgcgcgcgcgcgcgaaATGGGTCACTGCTATAAATGTTGGATAACAAGAGGTCTTTTCATCGTATTTGGATCTCTCTCTTAATCAAAGTAAACTTGTCACTGCTAGATAATGTTGGATAACAAGAGGTCTTTCATCCTATTTGGAATAGTTTAGCCTTCTGAATCCCGGATGGGGGCACTGAATTTGTTTGCCTAAGAAAAGCTCATATAAGCTGTATTTACTATTTATGAGCAGCCGTGGATGTTGCCTCCATCAAGGTTGACATGGCTGCGACGTGATTAGTTTCTGGAAGTTCATTGCTTTAGAAAATATTGGTGCATTTAGAAGCTCAATGGACGTATTCAACATCCATTTGGAATTGAAAGAAATTACTGGAGAGTTTGCTATTGACCTTGGCCAATTAGTGGTGCATTTTTTCATGATAGCTAGGAGAACCAAGAGGTATATATATGCATTCTTGCAGCCAGAATGATCACTGAAAAAGGTCGTTAACCACGTTATGCTCTACCAGCTAGCAACTTCTACTggaattttttagaaaaaaaaggcTTTTATCCATGTGTGGTCACTCAGCATATCTTTCTGACTAATTCCTCCAAGATGAATGCCTGTTGTAAACCCTTTTTAATGTGTAGATCTGTATCTTTCTATCCGAACAGTAACCTTCACAAATGACCTTTTGCTTAAGTTGGCCAACGAGACTCTGGACACCAGAGGCTCATCAAGCGCCAAATAAAACCAGCACTTGATTGGTTCTACAAAATTGGCCAGGTGATTCCATCGCCAGGAAGAAAAACAATATAGTAAAACCATAGCGTGATTGGTAGATGAAACTGCCAACTTAGTATCAGATTATGGCTGAAGTGTATTATCAAGAAAGATTAGCCTAAACCTCAGACCTAAAACTCgaagaaaaatcaagttttggaagcCCTCTGTAAAACAGAGACATGATAGGGTTAGTTACTTAGTAAAGTGCATGTTTTGACATGTttccacataaataaataatgacAGTTATGGCTAGTATAGTAGTACTTGATAGTTAATCGCCTTTACGGTTATGCATGAAAGTGATTTACTGCAAGTATCTAAGATCGGTCGAGGACGAAACACATCTGGCAACAAAATGTACTTAAGAAGTCATGGATAAGCTGGTAGCGCTTAATTCTCAATTACACACTTTGTTTTGcatggaaaaaatattttagcaaTTAATTGTATTCATTAAGTAGATTCATAAGACAAATTTAGCACATTTATATGGTTAATTGCTGTCAGCCAGTAATCAATATTGCTATCAGCCAATAATCAATTGATTAAGCTCATGATTTTGCATTGTACCACAGTAATTGTCTTCATTAACCAAATTCCTAAAATCAACTTTGCACATCGTAGGACTAGAGAACTAtctgttgtaacgaacgctatgaatgcaagctaagaacgagaaattgaaaactaaacaagaaatcacaaagacacaagatatacgtggttccccaagttgggtacgtccacgggcgaggagagagaggattcactaaccaacgtggagaagagatacaaagagccggctataatccgtaactctaaaaaggccacaatatgaaagcccaaaagataatttttagaagtaccccaaaagccttatttataataggctacaaaaacgggaacaacataattaaccaatgtgggactaaagaatacaaggcattcccaacaattctccaccttgacttgaattccaccgaactaaatcaccaaatatagctatccccttctaacctctcactcgccaaatgcccccgaggggcgatcaactgcaaataccaagcaagcccaagcaatgcttgaacttggcaaccggaaccggtttagtcaacatatctgctgggttatctgccgtacccactttcttcacctcaacttgcttctgtgagatgatatcccgaacgaagtgatacctgacatcgatatgcttagtcctctcatgatacatcagatttttagtcaaatgtatagcactctgcgaatcacaaaatactgaactcacaccctgtgcaagaccaagctcacaaagcaaacctctcatccacaatgcctccttcacagcttcagcaatggccatatactccgcttctgttgtagacagcgcaactgtagcctgtaaagtagctttccaactaatggcacttccggacagagtaaagacataacctgtcagagacctcctcttatcgtggtcatcggcaaaatccgaatcaacataaccaacagcatgatcaccagaattgacaatcccaaacaatagaccaacacctgcagttccgcacaaataccgtagtatccatttcacagcctcccaatgtgcctttcctggacgccccatataacgactaacgacactaactgcatgtgaaatatcaggacgagtacataccatggcttacataaggctcccaactgcgcacgaatatggaacctgagacatatacttctcctcatcctccgactgtggtgacaactcagctgaaagtcgaaagtgtgctgccaaaggggtactgactggcttcgagttctgcatggcaaagcgctcaagtactttaaaaacataagacttctgattcaaaaataatttgccagctactcgatctctgcaaatctccatacccaaaatacgttttgccgcacccaaatctttcatctcaaattcaccacctaactgttgtttcaacctgttgatttctgacacactcttggcagcaataagcatatcatcaacatacaacagtagataaacaaatgaaccatctggaagttttcgaaaatatacacaactgtcatactcactcctagaatatgactggcttatcataaaagtatcaaaccgcttataccactgcctaggggattgtttgaggccatacaaagacttacgaagtaaacaaacgtgatcctccttaccagaaacaacaaatccctcaggctgacgcatataaatctgttcctcaagctcgccgtgcaaaaacgcagttttgacatcaagttgctctaactcaagatcataacatgcaacaatagcaagtaaagtgcgaatggaactatgttttacaactggtgaaaatacctcattgtagtcaacaccctccttctggctgtatcctttcgccactagccgagctttaaaccgagcgtcttctacccctggaatacctggtttgcgcttgaagatccacttgcatccaacaatcctcttccctttcagcggttctactaactcccatgtctgattcttctgaagagactcaatctcctcattcatagcaacaaaccactgtgcagactcagcgctcaaaacagcttccgtatagcttgaaggctcctcatactcaactgtttcagcaactgataaagcataggccaccatctcagaataagccgaatacctttcaggaggccgaatctccctccttggcctatctttagcaatagtgcgtggttgctcaactaatgcatcaacctttgtgtctgaactcttgaactcctcttcaattggcttctcaatgtgcttcttccctgagtcggaagattcacccaaaaactccacctgctttggaacactatgttcttgaactgtatcatcaacctgcttagaccccttaatcagataattttcatcaaaagtcacatccctactgatcaaaaacttcaaatcatcagagcaccataacctgtaccctttgacacctgctgcataacccaagaaaatacacttcttggcccgtggctccagtttaccttcattcacatgagcgtaagctggacacccaaaaacacgcaatacagaataatcagctggatgacctgaccatacctcaaacggagtcttacactcaatagcagtcgacggagacctgttcaccaaatagcatgttgtggaaacggcttcagcccaaaattctttgcccaatccggaattggacaacatacaacgtgccttctccaaaagagtcctgttcattcgttcagccacaccattctgctgaggggtttttctcactgtgtgatgcctcacaatgccctcatcactgcagaacctatcaaactcgccaagacaaaactccataccattgtcagttctcaaacgttttattttcttaccagtctgattctcaatcaaagttttaaactgtttgaatgtattaaagacgtcactcttatgtttcaacatatacacccaaaccttacgagagaaatcatcaataatactcataaaatatcgaaaaccacctttagaagttacctctgcgggaccccaaagatccgagtgaaaataatccaccgtgcctttggtgcgatgaacagctgtactgaattttaccctgcactgcttgccgtagacacaatgctcacagaaatccagtttctcaattttctggccacatagcaaaccctgtttgctcaaaactgtcatccccctctcgctcatatgcccaaggcgcatatgccacaaacgagtcaagtctgaatctgaaaccttggatgaagcaaccgttgctgcagcacctataactgtactgccctggagtgtatagaggttaccacgcttctgacccttcatcagtactaatgcaccccttgagactttcaaaactccaccttcaccgaggaatttgcaaccatgagaatcaagagcacccagggatataagatttttcttcaaatctggaacatgtcgaacctcagataaagtcctaacaataccgtcatgcatcctaagctgaatcgttcctgaaccaacagtcttacaggccatgttgttgcccatcaaaactgtaccaccattaactgcctcataagtagaaaaccactctctatgcggacacatatggtatgaacatccagaatctagaacccactcggtattagagcgagaatcgccctctgtaactgataacacattatctgactcatctgaactttcagcaattccagcaattactttaccccctttctggtcttctttttccttctccttgagttttaaacagtcacttttctagtgcccgggtttcttgcaataattgcactttcccttcttcttacctgatgatctggatcttcccctattactcgactccaccctttctgttgttcttcccctaacaaacaaaccctccgcatgtgcatcaccctcacctgacacttttttcctcaattctttcgaatataggctggccttaacatcctccatggatatcgtgtctttgccatacaatagggttgtaacaaagtgctcatacgaaagtggtaaagaacatagcaaaattagggcttggtcctcatcctcaattttactatcaatatttttcagatccataataatacggttgaactcgtctaagtgatctttaacaggtataccttctcgcatacgaaacgtataaagacgttgtttgagatataacctgttggtgagcgacttcgtcatatatatgccttccaacttcagccaaattcctgctgctgaagtttcttcttccacctcgcgaagaacgtcatctgccagactcaactgaatagaactcagagctttggcatccgtatcatcccaatcttcctctttgattccagaactagtcttgcctaacaaaaccttgtgcaatccttgttgggttagcagagccttcatctttactctccaaagactgaaactgctgctctgcccatcaaacttcgcaatctcaaatttagccgccatagccacaatcggaaacgaaaccctagtttttgcaacctaaggctctgataccagtttgttgtaacgaacgctatgaatgcaagctaagaacgagaaattgaaaactaaacaagaaatcacaaagacacaagatatacgtggttccccaagttgggtacgtccacgggcgaggagagagaggattcactaaccaacgtggagaagagatacaaagagccggctataatccgtaactctaaaaaggccacaatatgaaagcccaaaagataatttttagaagtaccccaaaagccttatttataataggctacaaaaacgggaacaacataattaaccaatgtgggactaaagaatacaaggcattcccaacactATCAATAGTAATACGTTATCCATCTATGGTATCAATGTCAATGTCCCAGCTAATTTGATATGCATGGTTACAACGACCCTAAAAGCTGGTTATAGGCAGTGCTTCTGTCAGCTGCAAAAAGATGTTGATAATTCGGCTTCTTAACGACACTACATTTAAATCAGTGTCCTAGACCAGTAATAAAGTGGAACCTACTGTGACGCGGCGCCAAATCTAtcgaaattaaaataacaaCTTAGTAAACCGTTGGATCATCTTTAATTGACGTACTATGACAAAATTGACCATTAAATAACCAGATCTCTCCAAGAAAATACATCGGTTAATTTCCAATAATAGTAGATTGACATGCATAGTTTTGGTAAGTACTATGAGTGCATTAGGTTGTGAAAAACATAGAAATTGTAAGAAACGATTTTCCTTTGGCATAAATTGATTGGCTTTTACTATCATTATTGAGCTTCCAATtctgtttggattttgttttggattGCGCCTCGATACGATGCATGCTCTTAAATTCGCTTTGTGAGTTCAGATGAGGTGTTCTATAAATTCGCCTTAGTGTTTGTGTCACCCCTTTGCTATCAGTTCCACATCAAGGTTTCCGCTTTCtccctttttccattttttgtagTCTCAAAAAATGGAGAAGAGCAAGAAGTAtgtttcttcctccaccaaccGGCCACCAATTAGCCCTAAACCTTTCACTCTGATTCCTTTGTCCACTGCCCTTCCAATGGCCACTAGTTCATCTGAAGGGTGGCAAAAATCCTACTTCATGACCAAGCCTCATCAAGAGCCATCACTAGAAGTTACAAACAAAAACCCACCTTTAGTACTTTCTAAGAATCCAATCACTGCAGTTGAACCATCATCTACTAATATTGGTGGTATTACCGTCAAGACCGAGCAAGGGATTGACTACGAGCTGGGGGGGCGTAACCTAGATCTCAACATGGACATTAGAAAGCTCAGAAGGTTATCTATCTTGTTGTTTCCATGATTTTTTTCCCTCGAATATACCTCCTTGTTTTCCCCTCCGAGCTTGTCTATTATGGCTAGTTTGTTTCGTGGGATTATGGCGTGAGGTTTCGACTAACAAAAACATGGGTCCATCATGTCAGAGTTTGTCTCTTTGGCATTTAGTTGGTCGGTTTGTCTTAACTGCTAATTCTATACACTTGGTCAAATCCGGTGTTTAGTTGGTCCGATTGTCTTGATTACTAACACCATGTGGGTGATGATTTTTTACGCTTCCATCTTCTCCAACTACACTTTGTGTTATTAGCTGGATACAAAAGATGTCCTTAGCAAAAGAAAGACCAATGCATTCCCACATATCCTGAAATTCAGGCAGAGTTTAGATAAAGGTGAACCTACACTCGTGAGAGATAGATATTTATGCATGGAATTTTCTTTGTAGGCTTCTATCGAATCGAATTTCTGCCAAGAGATCCAGATTGAGAAAGGATCAACATACCAATAATCTGGAAAAGAAGTTGAAAGATCTAGAGGTAACAACAATACTCTAAATAAAAGTTTGTTTTGTTTCGGCTTTAAATTACTCACACTTGCTATGGATCATTCTCTTTTTAGTGTTTACCATCTGTACTACATTTGTGTAGGCCGAAGTTGGGGTGCTTCATCCTATTGTAGAAAGTGAGATAGATACAAATAAACAGCTGCGAATGGAGAAccgaattttgaaagaaaagataCGTGTTCAAGAAGTTAGAGCCAAACTGTCACTCGgtaacacctctctctctctctctctctctctctctctctctctcattcatgcATGCAATTAAGTACTCTATGATTTAGTGAGAATTTTGTGCAGCTCAAATTAAAGAGAATCAAGCGGAAGTAAAGAGGTACAACGAACTCCATGCTGCTCAACTAAGAAAATGGAGCTCCGTGAAAATGGAGGCTCTGGAGTTAGACCCTGCTCTGAACTTTGAGTCCCTCACCATCGATCCTCCGAAGAGTTTGATGGATTGATATATTTTCTGCTGTTTAATTTCGAGGTTTTAGATGTGTGTATTTGTTGTCACTCTCTTTGTGATTGGATTATCATGtgaaattgtcttcttctttttttcttcttttatatatatatatgaacacaGTGCACGTTTCCTTTATTTTGCCATTGAATTCGAGTTTTACAACTTTTTTAAGGGCTTTAGACGATTTCCAACGATATGGTTAATCGTTTAGACAacggaagaaaataaaagttccTGCCATCGTTGGGAGTAAGAGAAGAAATGGAATGGCCATGAAGCTCAAAAATTGGAGAttaggaaaattttcatttaataATGTTGATAGAAGGGAGGAGTGTGTGGGACCCGCAATCTTTTTGAGCAAGTTTGTACAATTACATGAGAAATGCGTAGTTATAGCTGCGGCGTATATACGCCGgaggtgtaaacatttgtttcctttaaatcaattatattgcccTATGTAGTCATTTTGTGGTCTCAATTAAACGAACATAGTGACGTGGCATAATGTAATTAATTTgggaaaaataaatgtttataccgacagtgtaaataatttaatttcttGAAGTTAACTCTTAAAATCTTGAACTCTCTGTGATAAAATCCCGATCTCATACAAAAGCCCATAATAGGCTCAAAAATAAGCCCATAATAGGCTCAAAAATATTCGAGCCACTTAATGATGGGCCTAAAGACCATGGGTTTatattaagggaaaatgacggcaatgacatgttttgataattaatatccgccaagaacatttgttaatgctgaaaatgtcattggcggatattaattatcaaaacacgttctgagCGATCATTTTCCCTTATATTAATAGTTGGACGTTAAGGTCCAACATCGGCCTTAATTGTAGGATTTGTTAAAAACCATTGGCATCCAAGTGACAAGAGAAATAGGTGATCGAGTTACTAAAggctacttcttcttctttttttataacgcAAGTGTCCTAGCAAGCGTACGCACATTTCGACTAATTCTGGAAAATCAATCCCACGACCGTCTTTCAAGAGTCTCAAGTGAAGCCAGAACAAAACTCTATATGGACTGATCCCAAAGGAGATAGTACCACCTGAAAAGTTTCAAACCTGAGACCTGAAAAGAGAGCAAACCCCTAAATCTTAAGTTTTGACCACTTGGCCAACCTCCTGGGTTATTACAGAAGACTACTTGTCTCACAGGAATTGTTGAGTAAATTACTTGATTAATGATTATTAA contains the following coding sequences:
- the LOC131332019 gene encoding uncharacterized protein LOC131332019; translation: MEKFLDAGRVLHTWCPFKCLLDVQQMDKVPIHFSRSVAPVRANDELPMSIISDLVCNETVGLMGKLLILWEAYSYDCTYSELVMGMDLDEGGTSDSCTNSKVMLNALSSMDVFNIHLELKEITGEFAIDLGQLVSQKMEKSKKYVSSSTNRPPISPKPFTLIPLSTALPMATSSSEGWQKSYFMTKPHQEPSLEVTNKNPPLVLSKNPITAVEPSSTNIGGITVKTEQGIDYELGGRNLDLNMDIRKLRRLLSNRISAKRSRLRKDQHTNNLEKKLKDLEAEVGVLHPIVESEIDTNKQLRMENRILKEKIRVQEVRAKLSLAQIKENQAEVKRYNELHAAQLRKWSSVKMEALELDPALNFESLTIDPPKSLMD